GCCTATGTACATACAGGGGGTCCTAGGCGGCACAAGAAGGCGCGCTCAGTTACATTTAtgacctagaagtgttttttatacaatacttactgtaattatgatatTACCAGTgtgttagcgtaggttagtgacACAGTGAAGTTAATTAGCTGCCGTAGCTGTTGTAAGCCGAGGAACAGAGAGCACGTAGCGTTGTCATAACATTGCGTTATCCTTTGCTTAGGTTACTAACTACCCTGACTTTAACACGGGCACACATTTTTTacaagtaaaaatgtgtttacgtAAAAGGTAGGCGGGCTAGACATATCTGTCGTGCCAGCCTATTGCAGCTACCTTGTGCTAAGCTAACCGCCTGCTTGCAGGAGCGACAACATTAGCGTCAAGGAACAAGTCTGTTATCACGGCAGtttattaaatgtgaaataatttaTTCAATATCAGCAGACAGCGCCTCGCTGTCATCCTCGCATAGTGTGATCAAGTTAAATGATTTtgccaaacaggaagtgaagaagAAGTGACATTGCCTGGAAAACATCGCATGTAGTGATGCTTCTCATTTTTCTGTAAGGGTTAAATGACGGCTTGAAGAGTGGAGTTGTTGACCAGAAATCATTGTGATAATGCCAGAACACTATAATCAGGCAAATGTTTTTTCTGGGGGTCTGCCAAGAGTCATCAGGATAAAGATCAGGGTGGGTGAGTGAGTCGAGCTGCCTGATGGCAGCAACTGGAACAAGGCTAGAGTTTTGTTCTCCCTTGAGAGAAAGCACGAGAGGGAAAAAAGTCTTGGctcccatatactgtatgttgttattttaatgatgCGGGCATTGTGAGGGGCTGGGAAATCAGCCATCGTGTTTACATTAAACTCTGCGTTAACCGTGGGACCATGGAGTGATGGGGGTATTTACATTATCCCCCAATTTGGAGTAAAAATTAGTTGGTGGGAAAAAGTCTCACtcagcagaaaaaaattaaataaccaCTGTTGTtggatgtattttaaaaaactcgTGAGAGCCATCATTTCACTGTTGCTGTGTGAAACAAGAGCCAAAGTGTAGCTGTTTGACACTGGAAACTGGAAATGAGTCCCCTCGGGCACTGAtgtcataaatataaacatccCCATTGGTTGAGGCCCATGTCGCTGCTGAAGGCTCAACATAAACACAATGTGCTTGGTTCCCGGTGCCGTCTGGAATGTCTATTTCTGGTTTAAAAGTTGCGCAAAGAGTGTGATCGTCTCACTGCATGTGATTTTATCTGACAGGAGCCGAGGGTCCCGGAGTTCACAGCATAAAGAAAGACCCTGGAGATGCTAGAAACTTCAAGCTCCAACCAAGATGGAGCCAATTAGAAAAGACATGGAGCTGCTCAGTAACAGCATGGCAACATACGCTCACATCAAAGGTAATGTGTCAGAAATAATGTTCTACATGGACTGCCGCTATGCTGTCTATGTGTAATTTTAGTTGCATTTGGCCTCTTACTGCTATTGGATGTAATAAAAAAGCACTTCACACTGACATGTTCTCTGGCTCAGAAGTGAGCGACTAAAATGAACAGGTCTCCCtttgtgtaaaatatattcCGTCCTAGTCAATACAAATATACCAATTTGTTTGCTATGACCAGCACAGCACAGGCAAACTAACCttgaatggacggatggatggatggatcaatcgATGGATCGACGGACAgacggatggatgtttgatTCAAAAGATTTTGAGCGACGTTTCAGTAAATGAAAGGATCATTGATAGATGTACAGATCAGTTGATAAAAAAATTGGTAGATGGATGACTAGATTGACTTATTGCTGGATATTTGATGGACTAATTTTCAGTATAATGGGTTAAATGGACATTAAATGGATAGCTGATCTTTATTGACGGGTGGTCGAATGGATGTTCACTTGATGGAATGATAAATCAATAGATTGATGGCTGGATGATGTATGGAATGATGAATGGATGTacggatggatggttggacGGATGGTTTCTTTGCAAGAAACAAATCCAGTAAATGCAACAGTGACTGTTTCGGTGTTGGTAAAACAACcaaatccaaaaaaaaaaaaaaaaaaaaagaacctggCTTGCGCTGACCAACAACTCAGGGGTCAGAAAAATACTGACATTCTTTAGGGCCAGCactctggccctgtgaggacaaATTTTATTTGAGGACAAATCTGATAGGTTTTAGAAACAATCCCACTGGTAATATAGTATAACTTACATCAGGCAGCACAAATGATTATGAAGCAGCAGATGAGACTGACATGGCAGCACAGAGgctaaaatctgattggacaaaaaatatgACATCCCCAAGTCCTGTGGAAACAGGACTTGGGGATGTCAAGAGAaatgcagccaagagaaatgctgaAATGAAGACAGTAGATTGTTagtaataaattaatacaattccacggaaaaaatattagaatataGATTGTAAATGTAGTTCAGTGCTTCTAGGCTTCTACAGTTAACATATGGTTTAACATTAATTGTGTGCAATTGTGTGTCTGTCCATACAGCCAACCCAGAGAGCTTTGCCCTCTACTTCATGATGGGCGTCTGTTTTGGTCTGCTCATGGCGCTGTGCCTCTTGGTGGCCGGCATCACCTGCAGGTCTCGCCGCCGCATCGGCAGGCCAGCTTCATCACCTGAGAGGAGGCAGCTGAAAGAGTccagcgaggaggaggaggtggaggacgAGAGCATagcggaggaagaggaggaacagAGCCACAAAATGACTCTTGTGCCGATGGACGAGCGCAGCACCAAGTCCAACGGCACACTGAAGAGCGTCAATGTGTTTGCCTCGGTCGAAGAGCTGGAGAAGGCCCGACGTCTGGAGGAGAGGGAGCGTATCATCAGGGAGATATGGAGGAACGGACAGCCCGACATCCTGGTCACCGGGACCGGAACAATTGGACGGGTCCATTACCACTAGTGTCCTACACCTAAATCCGAACAATAGAATGCTGCAGATGTGAACATAAAAGTGAGCACTTTTTTGTTCACTTTGACCATGATGACCAGGGGGTGGAGCCTGAGCCCTGCCGAAGCCCAGAGTGTGGGGAGCaataaatgtgttattattaATGCAGGTAgcactgcaacacacacacacacacaccacctctACAACTTCACCAAGCAATAAAGTATGCGCCCATTATCAGAAACTAATGCTTAACTAATGCTAATCTATGCATCCACCAAAACTTAATGCAGCTCTCTAtataccttttggctttgacttaATACcagggtgggggcgggggtcaCACCAATGGTAGATGTGGCTGTTTCTGTATGAAAGTGCCTctgcatgatagtgtttcagCAAGTGTAgtcacttgaaagtggctctgaaTCTTCACCCAGCCTTGCTGATCATATCATGGGCAGAGAATCTCGGGCCACAGCCCGATTGTGTAAATCAGGAAGACTGATGATAATTTAACATCATATGCTGTTCTGTGGCTATTTTCATGGTTATATTAACCTCATTGTGTTACACCGTCGTCTATCATAATGTCCGTAGTCCCAAATAaagcaatgttttgtttgtacACTTATCCGTTACAATCATAATGCCGGGTCATTTGGCGCATTTTACATTACAACATCATTGCGAGAAGAAATGGCCAATATTTACTCTCATTCTGCAATACTACAGTACTAAactaaaaatagtttttggcACAGTTTGATTGAAATTACAAGGGATCGTTTCGTTTGTTTATCCTAAAGAGAATACACGATTTAATTTATTGGCTTAATGACGTTCTGGGAAACCCTTACATGGGCATCgtgaaaggaaaataaaagggactaataaatattatttagtTAGGACCACAAACGTTTCCAAAAGAAGCACTTTCTGGGTAAATTTCTTTCAGCAGACAGACTTCCTCCCAGAGAAAACCCCCAGTTTTCCCAGCATTCCCACCGGCTGGTGTCACTGACCCTTGCAGTCCATGTTTCTCTTTCCACACAATTCCCAGCAGCCTCCCAACAGCATGGCTCGCTAGTAAAGACATGTCTGTTTGGTTCTATGAAAGAGCCATTTAGTTTAGTCAGACTGGATATGTATCGAGCTTCCCGCAGTGAATCCGAGCGACGTCCCAAGAGAGGAAGTCAATTTTCTGTTGGCAGAAGTCCTCCTCAGCCCCCCTAACCATAAAAAGGTTCATTATGCAGTAAGTGGAACGCATGGTTGTCATGTTTTGAATGGCTGAGGCTGAAGAAGAGATTGCTGTCTGGACAGAAAACACCTCAGGATAATGAGGCACCCGTGATGCATTCTGACAATTACCTCACTATTACTGTGTGACTGATACACAGTTTGCTCACATTGTGATGAGCTCTGAAATGAGGGAATTGATTATGAAGCATATTTTAAAAGAATGGATTCTATGTTCCTCTGCAGACTTGATTCTGATCTTATAGGGCAGTGGTGGGTAAAGAACAGCCTGCAGGCCACATGCAGCACGCTCGTCTAATCCGGCTCACTGAACATTTATATGATCAAAAGTCctataacatttgttttttcctttctaAAATTggttcattcaaatgtatttatagatTTATTTAgatgtatttttcaaataatttatctcattaaattggGTATCATAAATTGTAGACTAcccttaaacacacacacacacacacacaaaaggcaaGTATGTTGCATTGCAGTTATATTCCAACTCcaataaatatatttctgaACAGTCCTCTTCAGTGTCATTCAAAACggagtataatttttttctaattacagCTCTTATTTTGGATTTCAGATGGTTTAACTAACATGAGATAAATAATTTTCTAAGCATGTCAAACAATACTCTTACAACACATTTCCAATattgaagaaaatgaaatttattgaaaattaaaaGACATATGATAGCACTTCAACAATACAAAAGTTGTTAGCTTCATattaatcagaaaaaaagaaccGCATTCCCACAGTTGTTGCGTACATGCAGTATGGACAGTCAAGAGATTTTAAAGTCATTCTTAAAACATCTTGTTAAAGGTAAAttagttttgtcaaatttagGGGTTCTCATGTCTGCTTTCATGACAATTTTAAACTGACACTTAAAAACATACctccaccagaaaaaaaaaaacatttagcttGTTTCCCAAGTATTACGGACAAGAGAGTTTGCAACTGTGTAATTATGTAACTTTGCTTGTAAATCAAAACTCCAAAACATAAAAAGCTATGTCCTTTGCTAAATGATCTAACAGACATGTAAACCTACATTGTAAGTATACATACTTATGTCTAAAGCAAAGCAGTTTTATTTTGGGGTGGACCTTTTACATGAAAACACGCATGTTGCGGATAATCACAGATGAAGTGGTGCtacaatacatatattttaaaaaaaaaaaataatttgggaAGGGctgaaaaaaagtttccaaaatGGCGACAATGAGCAACTACTGATTGGTCCCGTGGGGAGAAGCATTAATTGCATTCATGCAGTTTTAACATCAAGACGTCATCGGGGGGGAAGTGTACAAGAAAATGAGCATAAGTCTCCCTCTGCTTCAAACTGCAAAAACACTTACAtggaactgtatttttttaatcatctaaggcacaatttttttttatttctttccttAGGTTTTAATTGAATGATGACGCCTCAGTACTCAACAATCAACCATGTATTCATTGAAAACGACATAAAAACAGACCAATTTCTTCACTTGGGTAATAACAAGAATTAAATGATAGGAAAGAGGAGGATagataagggagggggaaatgttttttttttcttttttttttttaaacaagtgtgCCAACACATGGACACAATGACGAGGGGTGTTTAGGTTTTCAGGCCTTCGTCAGCATTCTTGGTGTCTTTATGCTCCGCCTCGATGTTGTCATCTCCCATCTCCGGCTGCTCCGCGTTCTGGAACATGTCGTGGGCCCACTTAGGGCTACTGCCTCCCTTACGGTACACGAAGCGTCCCCGGCGGGGCATGAAGgacccccggccccgcccgcgGTTGTCCACCCAGTTTTTCTCACCGTCGCGGTCATCGTGCTGGAAATTAGACACACCATTAATCTCCGTCAGTGATTTTAGTTTCATGTTCTATATTTTgtcagattcccccccccccccccctccatctaTCAAGCAGTCTTTTCAGTCAGATGGCTATTTATATAAATAGTTACAATATCAAGCACTCTATCCCAGTATTAGCCTTATAATTAAACCTGACAGGAACTAGATTGTGAAAACTTAAGTAGAATACTAAATTTCATTCAACAAATTGCTAAATGTAAGAATCTGACAAAGGACTACATAAATGTTCTTTAAAAGTGGAaactaaacattttttgggCAAGAATATGTGCCACCACTAGTTTAAACACAGTATGCTGATTAATATTGCAGTCGTAGAATAAAAATTACAGagattaattaatcaattttcatccatcacagGGGCTGCCATGTTGGGGATTATCTCCCTCTAGTGTCGACTAAAATTCAAAACCAGTGGAAATCAGTTTAGCGGACTCCCATGTATGTTGCTATAACTAGCATAACGAtatgttgatgacatgatggtttgaacctgAAGTTGGAAAAATCTtgttcaaacaatcatgtaaaTCGTAGTTATGCTAGTTATCGCGGCATACACGGGGAGTCCGCTAAATTGGTCTCCGGGTTGGGTCACGTGACGTTCGCAATGCAAGCACCAGAGCAGTTATGTTTTTGGTTGACAGGAGAGTTGTCAACATTGGCTTCctgagatggatgaaaattcaatttaattcaatttcCACAAACGCAAAATGATTCCGAACTCCATCTTCAACTAGTGGGGGCATATAGAACGTATTTttgaaacaacaataaaaaacaagtgtttagttcccctttaaaacTACAATAAAGGTCCACATGGAGATGTAATGTTATTGACTCACCAAGTAATACTTCCTGCTCTTGGGCGTGTACTCAGGATCCCATTCCTCCTCTGGGGGGCGCCCTTGAGGGTTCATGTTGGCAGGGTTGCcattgctgctgttgttgttgttgttgcctggATAATTGCCCCTATTCCATCCTCGCCCTCTCATCCTGGGGAACTGAAAGTGGAAGAGCAAGTCACATTTCAGTCAGATGACTGTTTCGTTCAACTCTACTCACTGGAGAGAGAAGTAGAAGTGAGCAGATCAGGTGTAAATATGGGTCAACGTTCTGCAACTCAAAACAGCTATCAGATTAAGACCAAATAAAGAGCAGGCAAGTTCACCGATTTGTGCTACGTTACCTTAGGTAAAAATTCATGTAGTGCAAGAACTATGCAAGATAGAGAGTCATCATTATCAGCAGAGTCAGCCACATAATGATCCTTAGCATAAAGGGGGTGTGAACAGAGCAAGGAAGTTATAGAGAAGTGACAAAAACACAGGAAGTGAGCCAAGCACAGACGGTCACTTACAAATCCACGGCCTCTGCCTCTTTCCATGTGCTGGCCCTCAAAATCCCGTGGGTGCCCTCGGTCCCCGTGGCCACCGTAGTCCCGAGGAGGGTAGCGCTGGTGAGCGAAGCCCTCCTCAAAATGGTCCGGCCCATCTCCCATGTACTCCTTGCCTCTGAAAGGTGGTGGCGCAGTGGGGAAAGGGGACGGAGAAGAtgacgacgaggaggaggacggtGAGCGATCACGCTTTTTCTTCCCTTTCCTGCAAGCAAAAGAAACATTGGGTGCGAGTTTTACAAGTGATGAGagaacaaactttttttgtgggggtttTTGACACCATGAAGGATGGTCCACTCACTTGGATTTCTTGTGGTGCTTTCCAGATTTCTCAGAGGATCTCTCTCGGGAGCCTCCGGGACTCCTGCCCGCCTCGCGCCTGTAGTCCTTCCCGGCAAACCTCTTACGCCTTTCAATGTCCAGGCGAAGGTCCATCGTGTCCCCTTTGAACTTTTTGCCTGAATCCTGCAGTGAAATGCATTTAGTCGTCAAAAAGAAGCAGTTGTCAATTCCGAGAGGTAGTTATGAAACATGACTCAAGCCCCAATGCTGGTAATAGATTTGTGAGCTGAACTCTTCATGTAAATACACTTCCAATTGACTCACATTTATCAGGTATTGTATCATCTTCAAGACCAAATGTGTACTCACAGTTAAAAGTAACTGGTGTGCATTTCAGTTACAGGCTGTAATAATACGTCACAGTTCAGTATAAAACATGAAGTACTGATGGAAACCAGCAGCATGCATCACTTAAACTGAAGAATTTAATGTTACAGCAGTTTTGTTGCTTCAATTGTTTCTTTTCATGGAAAGATACTTACAAGGTTAAGGCATTGATAAGCGTCCCATGAGAGGCTTGGACTCAGGATCATAACTCCCTTCCTTTTAGCCTTTGCTTGGGGTTGGTACATACCCAATCAATAACCATATCTCATAGGGTGCAGGCTTGCTTGGCACTTACAAAACACAATTGGGCTCTTTTGATTTAGAAATATGCATCctttgaaagaaaagcacaaAGCTGAACACTGCCGTTTTGGGTCGTCTCAAATTCGGCTGTGGAAAATGTGTCAAGTTTCTAAACGACAGGTCACCTTGAAGCTCGCCTCGTCCATATCCTCAAACAGGTGAGAgtgcctcttaaaggcactgGGGGAAACATCAATTCTCCTAAAAGAGATGAGAGCAAGTAACCTGAAAAACTGACAGCAATTTTGTGTTGAATCCTTTGTTTATGGTCAGATATGTTGTACAAACCTGTGGATTTCTGGGCTCTTCCTTGGCTTAATTTCTACCTCTGCAGCTTTTCTTTGGTACATGGCGAAGCGCTCACTTAAAGTCATGTCTGAGGAGGGGAAGTGCTGAGCTGCAAGAGCGCGAAAGAGAGGTATCAGAACCCGCAAGAGTTATTCACACACTTTCAAACACAACAGCAGTCACTACTAATGCATTAAATGGCTCACAAAATGATGTCCAGCTCATGTAGTCAAAGGTTCTGCAAGCCGGAGTGAGTTAGGAGCACTGTACCTTTGATGTAATGCACAATGGACACTATGTGCTGAGCAAAAAGCTCAGAGGGGCTGCTGCAAAGATGAGCAGACTGAATATTCTGGAAGATTGAGCGAAACTCGGGATCTTTCTTAGAGGGATTCAACAGATCTCTGGACATGAAGCGATTCTTAGCCGTAGAGGAGCTGAGAGAGAGGAATGTGAGATGACAATGAATACAAACATTTCTCTATCAGGTTCAAATTACAGTGTCTCACAAGAGTGAGTaaacatttcacatttgtattgtgtaaatattttattctgtCTTTTCACGAGACAAGGCTGAATCAATAACACTGCTACAATGCAGTCAGTGTAGCAGGCAATGCTTCTTGACAAGAGACAACTctaaaatggtgtttttttctAGTGGCCGAGCAGCTTTAATCCACACCTCCAATCTTGTCTAACTGATTGGCTCACTTTActctgattagctcttggagaaCCCGTAGCCTAAAGATTCACTTaattttttcctccctgtcctgtgaatatttactgtaatttctagtgtataatgcacattcccctcgccccaattattattatttttttttaaagtacgcattatacatgggtataggggaaaatggaaaaaaaaccttacatcgtataaatgtatgccaccatctagaggttatgaaaaagctgtacactttcattccaatatgccaccgccacctagaggttatgagaaagctgtagcctacactttcattccaacatgacagggttacgtatgactgcatatatgtacagttgtgctcataagtttaagcaaaatcatggattgtaaaaatgcattatacatgggtagaagggttttccaaaaCTTTGAGGTCGACTTtgtgggtgcgtattatacatgggtgtgcgttatacgagaaattacagtacattaaattaaatgaaaatatgaaaacctattttttgtgtggtattagtattcttgtgatttatatGAAGACCACACCATATTTCATGAGTactttatgcagaaatttaagaaataccaaagggttcacatactttttcctcccacagtaTGTTTCCAAAAAATGTAGCAGTGGATCTGACTGGGCCTACCTTGGCATTTCTTCCAAAGAAGCAACTTTCAGTTCGAAGTCCTCTCTGGACGAAGCCAGACGTACGGGGGAATCGTCACGAGCAGGGAAGGCCCCAGGGAAGAGTGGCCTGTCCTTGCCTTTGGAAGTCACAGCAGGGGACGGACTTCTTttgctcttctctttctccttct
This is a stretch of genomic DNA from Phycodurus eques isolate BA_2022a chromosome 20, UOR_Pequ_1.1, whole genome shotgun sequence. It encodes these proteins:
- the eva1bb gene encoding eva-1 homolog Bb, producing the protein MEPIRKDMELLSNSMATYAHIKANPESFALYFMMGVCFGLLMALCLLVAGITCRSRRRIGRPASSPERRQLKESSEEEEVEDESIAEEEEEQSHKMTLVPMDERSTKSNGTLKSVNVFASVEELEKARRLEERERIIREIWRNGQPDILVTGTGTIGRVHYH
- the thrap3b gene encoding thyroid hormone receptor-associated protein 3b isoform X1, coding for MAPYSPSRSNSRSKSRSRSVSRSQSRSRSRSRSRKRRYSSRSRSRSRSRTPMSYRNYPSRDYQNNRGYNRGYNRGYRRPFHFRGRNRGYYPRGHYQNRGGGGYGYKSNWQGGGGGWHDRKRDQDNRSHSPRRGRSRSQTPNKRSASRSHSHHSDRSSSEQSQRSRPSSSSRSRSSTPCPRNKGKPSSKITEKKQDEGQPEKQPGEGNVIEKASGGKWIDYDTSRVSSEMAQKEEGAAADSPPKSGQTASFGGFGFFSKDDAKSGEKTVISAAFKKFLAENKSKKQAGEKEDGNDSEKSSVEREQEKGIKSGDIFSISVPFGDSKEDKTMPFFDEEEEEFLKSHGLKERDTEEGSGGKSKPTTRDIFGKWGDEPTYSTSYPSLKEKSRRDDDTETLDKMVEEMYQSRKHSKKEEKAKKKEKKEKEKEKEKSKRSPSPAVTSKGKDRPLFPGAFPARDDSPVRLASSREDFELKVASLEEMPSSSTAKNRFMSRDLLNPSKKDPEFRSIFQNIQSAHLCSSPSELFAQHIVSIVHYIKAQHFPSSDMTLSERFAMYQRKAAEVEIKPRKSPEIHRRIDVSPSAFKRHSHLFEDMDEASFKDSGKKFKGDTMDLRLDIERRKRFAGKDYRREAGRSPGGSRERSSEKSGKHHKKSKKGKKKRDRSPSSSSSSSSPSPFPTAPPPFRGKEYMGDGPDHFEEGFAHQRYPPRDYGGHGDRGHPRDFEGQHMERGRGRGFFPRMRGRGWNRGNYPGNNNNNSSNGNPANMNPQGRPPEEEWDPEYTPKSRKYYLHDDRDGEKNWVDNRGRGRGSFMPRRGRFVYRKGGSSPKWAHDMFQNAEQPEMGDDNIEAEHKDTKNADEGLKT
- the thrap3b gene encoding thyroid hormone receptor-associated protein 3b isoform X2, with the protein product MSYRNYPSRDYQNNRGYNRGYNRGYRRPFHFRGRNRGYYPRGHYQNRGGGGYGYKSNWQGGGGGWHDRKRDQDNRSHSPRRGRSRSQTPNKRSASRSHSHHSDRSSSEQSQRSRPSSSSRSRSSTPCPRNKGKPSSKITEKKQDEGQPEKQPGEGNVIEKASGGKWIDYDTSRVSSEMAQKEEGAAADSPPKSGQTASFGGFGFFSKDDAKSGEKTVISAAFKKFLAENKSKKQAGEKEDGNDSEKSSVEREQEKGIKSGDIFSISVPFGDSKEDKTMPFFDEEEEEFLKSHGLKERDTEEGSGGKSKPTTRDIFGKWGDEPTYSTSYPSLKEKSRRDDDTETLDKMVEEMYQSRKHSKKEEKAKKKEKKEKEKEKEKSKRSPSPAVTSKGKDRPLFPGAFPARDDSPVRLASSREDFELKVASLEEMPSSSTAKNRFMSRDLLNPSKKDPEFRSIFQNIQSAHLCSSPSELFAQHIVSIVHYIKAQHFPSSDMTLSERFAMYQRKAAEVEIKPRKSPEIHRRIDVSPSAFKRHSHLFEDMDEASFKDSGKKFKGDTMDLRLDIERRKRFAGKDYRREAGRSPGGSRERSSEKSGKHHKKSKKGKKKRDRSPSSSSSSSSPSPFPTAPPPFRGKEYMGDGPDHFEEGFAHQRYPPRDYGGHGDRGHPRDFEGQHMERGRGRGFFPRMRGRGWNRGNYPGNNNNNSSNGNPANMNPQGRPPEEEWDPEYTPKSRKYYLHDDRDGEKNWVDNRGRGRGSFMPRRGRFVYRKGGSSPKWAHDMFQNAEQPEMGDDNIEAEHKDTKNADEGLKT